The sequence CCACGGTAACCAGTATCGCTGGCCTGCGTGGGCGACCGGTCTCGACGAGGTCGAGCACGTCTGGGAGGGATTCGAACCCGACGCGTCGGCCGATCGAACGATCGTCGTCGGTGGCGGTATCACGGCCGCGCAACTCGCGTGTGCGCTGAGCGAGACCCAGTCCGTTGCCCTGCTCTCACGACACCCGCTCGAGTGGGAGGTTTCGGAAGCGGCTCCGCCGTGGATCAACTGGGAGCACGTCAAACACAACCTCCACACGCTTCCACCCGGCTCGAGCGAGCGACTCGATCTCGTCTCCGACGCTCGAAATACGGCGACCGTTCCACCCTACTTCTACGAGGAGGTCGCTGACCGAATCGACGACGGCGTACTCACGCTCTCACAGGGGGACGTCGAGTCTGCGACGGTCGACGACGGCACCGTCCGACTGTCCCTCGACCACGGGCTCGAGGTACTGGGTGATCGTGTCGTTCTCGCGACTGGATTCGAGCCGGTGTTCGAACACCCGTTCGTCGACCGAATCGCCGAGCGACTCGAGATGGTCCGCGGGCATCGAGGGATCCCTGTCCTCGACGACGAGACGCTCGCCTGGCGATCCGATGACGGCCGATTCGTCCCGCTGTACGTTTCTGGAGCGCTCGCGATGGGATCGGTGGGTCCGTATGCGCCCAACATTCCGGGAGCCAGACGGGCCGGTGATCGGATTACGGCTGCTATTGCTCGGCGGCTTCGACGGCCCGGAAACGATGGGGTGGACGATTCGATACCCACACCGGAACCGTTCGATTGATCCACCACACGGGATGGCCGCGAACCGGACGACGGACGTCCCTGCCGTCGGTCTCAAACATCGCGGAATCACCGTTCAGAAGGGATAGTGCCGGTGCTCACACTGGAAAGCAGTGGCGCGCTGCAAGCTGCTGCGACAGATCGTGACCGACGTCCGCTGGGACGCCCACAGTGTACTGGCGTCGCATCCCCCTCCCCAGTCTGCCTGACATCTTGCCCGAGAGATATTAAAACCAATTCAGATAATAACAATTTTACGCAATCGGCGGGAGTATCGATCATGGATCTAACACGACGGCGAGCACTCAAAGTGGGTGCCGGTGCGCTATCGATCACGATTGCCGGGTGTACCGCAGATTCACCAGCGGAAGCACCCGACGACGAAGACGATCTCGAGCAGACACCGGAGCAGCCAGACGAAACCGACACTGCGGACGAATCAGCTCCAGACGAACCATCGGAGCGTGCCGACGAAGACCAGGACGAAGACGACGAGACCGACGAGGCGGTGGCTGGATCGAACCCAGAGACGCAGTCACTGGAACTGCTGGCCGAAGCGAGCGTCGACCACGATCACGCGTGCTTTCATGCCGAGTACGACGACCGAACGCCGCTCGAGGCTGGTGATTCGGTCGAGGAATCTCCAACCGAGAGCCACACACACGTCATCTGGGATGTCACGTACGACGGCGATAGTGGATACGTTCGGTTCGATGCGGACGCACACGCCCACGGCGGACCGATCGTCTTCTACACAGCCGGTGGTTCGGCCACCCCTGTCGACGGAACCGAACTCGTACAGGACACCGTTCCAGACGAGGACTGTAGTAAGTTGGACGAATATCTCCAGGTCGAACCCGACGACGGCCAGATCGTCCTCGAGGTGACCACCCTGGAGTGACCGCTTAACTGCGGAGTCCGTCGTTGTCGTCACGACGGTCGATCGACGAGTCAGAACGCGGCTCTCCCAGCGCTCTCTGTACGGCCAGCCTCGAGAACGAGCACGTTTCGCTAGCGGTGGCTGTTCGCCCGTGTGCATCGTGGGCAGTAACTCTTCTCGAATGATAATTAGTCCAAGCCAATATTAAAAGACCTCCAAATCATAATATCTTTAAACAGTTAAAGCCACGTTGTTATTGTAATGACTCTCGATAACCAACAGGTAGGCCGGCAGACACTCAAATGTGGAGCGATCTTGCTCGTCGCACTGGTAATTGGCAGTGCCACACTCGTCGGTGGGGTTGGTGCCGTAGGCGACGTGCCGCCCGAAGAGGCTGAGGGTCCTGAATTGCTCATCGAAACAAATGTCGATAACGATCATGCATGTACACATGACGAAGCAGACAACAGGACAGCGCTCGATGCGGGTGACTCACCCGAAGACGCACCTGTCGTAACGGACGATCACGTCATCTGGAACGTCACCACCGACGGGGGCGAGGGATTCGTTCGGTTCGACAACACTGAGCACGAATCGTACCCTGGCCTCGACTCGTGGGTCTTCTACTACGCTGACGCTGACCTAGAGCCCACCGACGGCGAGGTTCTGGAGACTGGAGACGTGCCTGAGTGTGGCCTCGATAACTACGCCAATGTTTCCACGCCCGAAGACGGAGTGTTCGATCTGCAGATCACGAGCGATGAATACGAAGAAGTCGACGACGCTGCCGGAGAGATCAACGTCGAGGACGACATCAACGCTGACGACGAGAGCTTCGACGTGACGACGTCGGACTACACGGAGCTCACTGACGGGGTCGTGCTCGTCGAGGACGGCCAGGATAACGGGGAAACCTACGACTCAGTCGGCGACGGGGAAACGCTCACCGTTGACGTTGTCGACGCTGGCTTCGACCTCAACGACGGAGAGGACGTTACCGCAACGCTGTACGAAAGCGATAGTCAGGAGAACGAACTCGACACCGACAGCACGACCGTCGAGGAGGCCGTCGGTGACGAGATCGAGGAGTTCGAAATCGTTGACCGCAGCACGGACGAAGTGGCTGCGTACGTCCACGGCGACCACTGGCACGACGAACTGCCGCACGTCGACGAGGGAGCGGACGTCTCACTCGGTGCGAACATCGAGGATGCCGACGGTGAGGAGATCGACCTGAGCGACGAGGAATACTCGCTCGGGATCGAACTCGCCGACGAAGCTGAGGAAGATGTCGTCACCTTCCACGAGCACGGCGACCACGTCCACATCGAGGGCGAAGAGGAAGGCCACACTGAGGTCGTCTTCCAGCTCGTCCACGACGGCCACGTCGAGTACGAGACGCCCTCGATAGCGGTCGAAGTCGAACACGACGAGGACGAGACCGAGTTCGAGGAGGTCAGCACCTTCGAACTTCACCAAGACGGTGAGACAGTCGCCTCGATAGATGGAGGCGAGTGGGATGGTGAGCTTCCCGCTATCGAAGAGCCACCGTTTGATGATCGCTTTGTCGCTGTTACGCTTACTGCTACTGCTGAAGACGAGCACGGGAACGAAATTGAGCTCGGTTCCGACTCTCCCTACGAGGTCGGAGTTGAGCCTGACGACGATGCCGCTGCAGAACTGCTAAGTATTGATGAGCATGGAGACAGCGTTGTACTGGATGGTGAAGGTAGTGGCACAGCCGATGTCACGTTCCAGATCCGCGACGCGGATGGCGTCGAGTATGAGACTCCTGTGGCGAGTGTCGATGTAGACGTGCCACCAGGGGTCAAGTTCCTTGTAGAGACGAATGTCGACCACGGCCATGCTGCAACCCACGGGCTATACGATGGGCGGACGGCGCTCGACGCTGGTGCTGCACCCGGTGACGGCCCAGTGCTAGTGGATGATCACGTCATCTGGAACGTCACATATGACGGGACTGCAGGCTACGTCACGTACGACAGTGACGGACACGATATTTATCCTGGCCTCGACTCGTGGGTCTTCTATATCGCTGACGGCGAAGCAGAACCCGTTAACGCAGAGGTTCTCGAACGCGGTGAAGTTGAGGGGGTTGAAACCGATACTCTCGAAGAATATATTAAGGTTGAAACGCCAGACGATGGGACGATCGACTTCCAAGTCAGCAGGGACCTTTCGGCGAACAGTACCACTACAGAGAACGAGTTCGCGGGTATCGTTGCTGACGACGAGCCGTTGCCGGTCGCTGCTGACGGACTCACCGATGCGGATGGAGCCACTATCGATGACGACGAGGCAACGGTTCAACTAGTTCGCGACGGGACGGTACTCGCTCAAACGCACGGCGTGTCGATCGACGACGGCGAAATCTCCGACGCGACGATCGACACCGAAGCGATCGCCGACGACGTCGAACCCGGACCGGCGACGGTCGAGATTGCGGGAGTCGAGACCGAGACCGAGGCGCAGGTCGAACTCGTCCACGAAGCGCACTCCCTCGAA is a genomic window of Natrarchaeobaculum aegyptiacum containing:
- a CDS encoding FAD/NAD(P)-binding protein → MTTDNSTHTVSCTIVGGGIHGTHLAQRLLEDTPLEPSDVLIVDPHDRLLASFREKAKSCRMKGLRSSFVHHVGTDPFGLERFAEANERESELVPTVDYPPRPSLDLFLDYSDAVIERKHLESLHRRATVDGIHERPGTTGLRLETSAGPIETDHCVLAIGHGNQYRWPAWATGLDEVEHVWEGFEPDASADRTIVVGGGITAAQLACALSETQSVALLSRHPLEWEVSEAAPPWINWEHVKHNLHTLPPGSSERLDLVSDARNTATVPPYFYEEVADRIDDGVLTLSQGDVESATVDDGTVRLSLDHGLEVLGDRVVLATGFEPVFEHPFVDRIAERLEMVRGHRGIPVLDDETLAWRSDDGRFVPLYVSGALAMGSVGPYAPNIPGARRAGDRITAAIARRLRRPGNDGVDDSIPTPEPFD